The Desulfurella sp. DNA window ATTAAACATGACAAAAAGGTTATTAAAAATTTTATCAAACTATACTGCAGAAAAAATCATTTAGAACATGGCGTAGAAGTTTACAAGGATGATTTATGCAAAGATTGTTACGAGTTGTTAAATTACGCTTACATGAAATTAGACAACTGCCCTTTAGACCCAAAACCCATGTGTAAAAAGTGTTTAATCCACTGCTACAGTAAAAAAAATAAAGAAAAAATTAAACAAATAATGAAATTTAGCGGTCTCTACCTAATAAAGCACGGCAGGATAGATCTTCTTTTGCATTATTATTTTTAAAAACCGGGTTCATTTAAGTTTTGTTTTGCTTTTTAAATACCAATATATGCNNNNNNNNNNGGGTAACCAACTAAAAATTCTAAAATAATAACAATTATCCTGCCTATTATAGAACCTTGCGAAAAAAATACCACAATACTAATAAGCGGTATAAGCAAAAACAAAGCCCTCCAGGTAAGAGATAAATAAATTAAAAGTGGGTTTAACCCAAAAAAACCATAAGAAGGCAATAGATGTTTGAAATATTCGTTTTTTAAACTTAATTTTTTGAATTCTTTGTATATAACAATAATTGAAAATAATATAAAAATCAAAAATATAGTTACAAACAGCCAGATTTCGTTAATATAATATGCAGCTTTAAAAAAAATAAAACCCGATATTATTAAAACTAAAAATAATTTTAAGCAAA harbors:
- a CDS encoding nitrous oxide-stimulated promoter family protein, giving the protein MKNKQEKIKHDKKVIKNFIKLYCRKNHLEHGVEVYKDDLCKDCYELLNYAYMKLDNCPLDPKPMCKKCLIHCYSKKNKEKIKQIMKFSGLYLIKHGRIDLLLHYYF